Within Methanoculleus horonobensis, the genomic segment TTTCGTGCGGATATCGCCACGCACTGCCCCCGCCCCCTGGGGCGGGGAACGACTGCCGGGAGCGGAGCGGACGGCGGGAGTTTGAGCACCGCAGGTGCAGAGGAGGGGGCCGGAGGCCGGGCGGGGTGGGGGTTACACGTCAACTTATGGGGTGGGGACAGGGGAGGGGGGAGTATCCCCCCTCCCCGCGAGCCGCCTCCCCAAATGGCGATAGCCACCTGAAAGCCGTGTTAGCGATGCGATCTCCACAGCAAACCTAAGATTATCAAACCTTGGCCCCCCCGTTCGCTGCACCACTCCCTCAAAAAACGCACCGCCCCAAAGGACTAAGAAACCGGGAGCCAGGCCCCCCTCGCTCGAAGAATTTTGTTCTTCTCACGCTCCCGGCGCGAAGGCCTTCGGCCGGTCGCGTTCAGGAGGTCTCAACTCAGCAGATCCGCTCGATAAAATTCTCAAGAATCTTCAGCCCCACCGCCCCGCTCTTCTCGGGGTGGAACTGGACGCCGTAGGTGAGCCCGTTATTGACCGCCGAGGCGAAGGGGTGGACGTAGGTGGTGCTCGCGATGGTGTTCGCCGGTGCGGCCGCCGCGTAGTAGGAGTGGACGAAGTAGACGTACTCCTCCTCGTGGAGCCCGTCAAAGAGCGGGATCCCGGGATCGATAGTGATGGTGTTCCAGCCCATGTGGGGAACCTTCTCCCCGGCGGCCGGGACGAACCTTTTGACGTCGCCCGCAACAAGGCCGAGCCCCCGGTGGATGCCGTGTTCCTCGCTTCTGTCCATGAGCATCTGCATCCCGAGACAGATCCCGAGGAGCGGCGTCTCGTTCGCGGCGGAAAGGACGGTTTCTGCAAGATCGCCGAGCATCTCCATCCCGTCCCGGAACGCCCCTACGCCGGGGAGGACGATCCCGTCGGCGGACGCTATCGCCTCCGGATCGGCCGTGATCGTCGGCGCCGCTCCCGCCCGCTCGAGGCCGCGGAGCACGCTTCGCAGGTTGCCGAGGCCGTAATCAATTATAACTATCTTCTTCTTCATCCGCGTCTCCCCGTTTCCTCCAGAGTCCGCGCTCGATCCAGTCGTCGGGAAGCCCCCGCTCCTCCTGCCACCGGGCGAGCCTTCGATACCACATCTCCAGGAGTCCGGGGTGGGACTCCCCGATGATTGCAAACGTCGCAAGGTCGCTCGAGGGGCACATGAAACACCCGATGCGGTCGAGCCCCCGCTCGTAGAGGGGGTTGTAGGGCGCCTTCTCGCGGAAGATGTAGAGCCAGACGTGCATCGCCGTCCACTGCTGGATGGGGGCCGCCGAGAGTTGCTGCGGGACATAGGAGTTCTTCCAGACCCGCCTGCTCTGCATCCGCTTCACCGACTCGTACTTCCGCTGCCCTATGAACGAGAGGCATTCTCCCCAGTTCTCGTCGATCAGGCGGCCGACAGGGTGGAGTTTGCAGACCTTGCAGCACCAGCGGTTGTCGACGGCCGGCGGGCCGTTCTCCTCGAACGTCTTCCAGAAGGTCTCGTCGTCGCAGATCTTCAAGACTTCGAGCCCGTAACGTTCCGCCACCGCGTCCACGTTCTCGCAGGTCTCGGGGAACTCGAGCCCCGTGTCCGCAAAGAGGAGCGGCACCGGCCCGAGCGCTTTTAAGACGACGAGCAGGGTCGCGAGGCTGTCCTTGCCGCCGGAGTAGGAGACCGTGGGCCTCTCTGGGTTCTGTTCCGCGACCTCGCGGACGAACCGGATGCTTTTCGACTCGTAGTCCGCGAGAGCCGGTTCGTTGGCCCTGACGGCATCTTCCCACGTCGCTTCGCCGGGAACACAGACCGACTTGACGTTCTTTCGCGTCCTGACGACGACTCCGCGCTCCATCGTCCCGGCGGTTGCGGCATCGACCTTCGCCCTTCCGACGCCGACGCACTCGCCGGCCTTCGTCAGGATGAAGACCTCGTCGCCTTCGGCGACGGCGGGGTCGATCGAGACGAGGCCCGGTGCGAGGACGCTTGCCCCGGACTCGAGGATGGAGGGGATCGCGCCGTCGTCGACGACGACGTAGCGCTTCGTCGGCTTCAGGTACTTCGCGGCGGCCGGGCGTGGGAGGGGTTCCCAGCGGTGCTCGTCGGGGAAGTAGCGGACCGCGCCGACGACCGCCCCGCCGAGGACGATCTCGTCCATCCGGTCGTCGGCGGGAACCTTGTTCAGGAGCGCGATGTGGCCCTCCGGTACCAGCGCCGCTCCGAAGTGCTCGCGGAATATGCGGTTGATCCGCTCGATGTCGTCGGGGAACGCGGGCCGGGCGTCTCCCGGCGGCGTGACGGCTACCGGACGGGTGGGGGCGCCGCATGCGCAGACCCCGGAGAGCACGGGAGCATGGCAGGCGTCGCACCAGCGAAGCAAGATCTTGCCGAGGTAAATGCGGGCCATTCTTATATTCGTTGGGGCGAAACGAATAAAAGTCTTGGTGTATTCTACATCTTTCCCGCAGTACTCTCTCTGACGGCGGTTTTGCCCGGCGAGAGGGTCGCCCCTCCCTGCCGGTGGTTCACCCCGCCGCACCGGCCGCCGGAACCCGGGTTGAGTAGCCCGATTCGCGTGAATCGGGTTCTTTGGGCGTGGTGGAAGGGGCGGGGCAAACTATTAAATACAACTAGTTTCTCATAGTATTGTCATGTTCAATCATGTAGAATTGTGGCCGCCGGTCATCTTTCGGCGCTTCAGCAATTCTACACAGGCAGATGGGGAGAACCCGGACCTACCCGGGTCTCCCGTCATGACAATCGAGAGTATGCCCCTGTCCGGAACCGTAACCACCGGGCGGGGGATGTGGGGTGAAGAAGATGCATGAGAGCAGGGGTGCAAAGATGGTATCGATGCGAGTTGCAGGAAGAACGCTCCGAAAGACCGAGATACTCGGGCTGTTCATCTTCGGACTCATGGCGGTCGTCATGCTTGCGGTCGGCGCAGCGCTCTTCTGCGACTGGCTTGCCGAGCCCGGCTCGGCGCCCGCAGGGACGCCGGCCGATATCGGTCCGTTACCCGGAGGCTTCGCGATTGCCGGCGCGATCCCGGTCGTGCCCCTCGTGATCGGCGTCCAGGTGGTGGGGGCGCTCACGCTCGTCGTACTCTACATGCTCTCCAGTGCCGGGCGCGAAGCATAGGGCGCTCCGGTGCGATCCCCTCTCCCGCTGCAGCCCGGATGCCGGGAAAAACTCCCTTATTTTGTTCTGATTCCGTGTAACACGGCGGACTGTCCGTAATATTTATATCCCGACCGGATGACATCAGATCTATCCCACCTCGGGAGGGAGGTGTGTCATCCATGGCAAAGGACAAGAAGTCCCAGGATAAGAAGCAGGAGAAGAAGGCGGAGAAGGTTCAGGACAAGGCTAAGAAGAACTGAACCACCTGCATACTCTATTCCTTTTTTTCCTTGATTACACTGCTCGGTCTCCTCCCCCCGCTATTGCGAACGCCTGAGGAGGCGGACTGCACGGAACCCCGCGGTCTACAGCCTCCGCGCCGCCCCGAAGACCAGGGCGAGGACCGGCACGATCTCGAGCCTCCCCGCCCACATCACGATGATGAAGAGCCACTTCGCCGCGGGGCAGATCGCGGGGTTGACGAACCCGGTGCTGAGCCCGACGCTGGATGCGGCGGAGACGACCTCGAAGATGATCTCGGCGGAGTCGAAGCCCCCCTGCGGCGCGAGGTGGAGCAGGAGGAGGGTGGCAATGGCGACCATCAGGACGAAGAGGACGACGACGAGCATGCTCTTCGAGACCTCGTATTCCGGGAGGTGTTCGAGGATCGGCCGGCCGTCGTGCCGGAGTGGGGTGATCGCCCGCCAGCCGGTATGGAGCCTCTTAAACCACCACCGGAGCATCTCGAGGGCGAGGATGACCCGGCCGAGTTTGATGCCGCCGGCGGTGCTTCCGGCCGATCCGCCGACGAGCATCAGCGCGGCGAGGACCATCACCGTCGAGCCGTACCAGGTTTTAGGGTCGGCGTTCTGGAACCCGGTGCAGGTGATGCCGCTCACGGTCATGAAGAGCCCCTCCCGGAGGGCCTCGGCAGGGGGGAGGGCCGAGACGGTTGCGAGGTCGAGGGTGATGGCGGCGCACCCGGCAATGATGAGAGCGAAGAGGAGGATTGCCTGCCGGTCGGCAAAGAGCTGGAACCTCTTTTTGTAGTAGAGCAGGAAGTAGAGTTTGAACGGCAGCGCCCCGGCGATCATGATCGGGACAAGGAGCATCTCGAGCAGCGGGCTGTCGTAGTAGAGGATGCCGGCCGAATGCACCGCGAACCCGCCGGTCGATATCGTCGTCATGACGATGTTTACGGCGTCCCAGAGGGGGATCCCCGAGAGGAGGACGAGCCCGACGCCGAGGGCGGTGAGCACCAGGTATATCCGCCACATCTCGACGGCCGTGGTCACGACGCTCGGCATGAACGTCTCCGACCGGCCTTCCGAGCGGTAGAGCCGGAACCGGGTCAGGCCGGATCTTCCCGCGAGAGCGATGGTGAACGCGACGATCCCGAGTCCGCCCATCCACTGGGTCAGCGACCGCCAGAAGAGGATCGTCTTCGGCGTGGCGTCGACCGACGGGAGGAGGGAGAACCCCGTGCCCGTCCAGCCCGACATCGCCTCGAAGACGCTGTCGGTGTAGGGGAGGTTGAGGCCGAACGTGTAGGGGAGTGCGCCGATAAGGGCGGCGGCAAGCCAGATCAGGGCGACCGCCGAGAGGGCGACGGAGAGGCGTGCTTCTCCCTCCACCTTCGGGACGCCGGCAAGCCATACACCGACGATGCCGAATCCCGCCGGCGCCGAGGCCATGGGGAGAAGGATGCCCTCTTCGCCGTACCAGAGGGCGACCAGGAACGGTGAGCAGGAGACCAGCGCGATGAAGAGGAATATGAGCCCGATGTCGGGAGCTATGATCGCGAACTGGCTGTGTGCCGCCGGCAATGCCTTTCTGCCGGGATGCTCCGGGAAGAAGTGGTTTTTGCGATGGTGCATTCTCGCACCCGGTGCGGGGTTCTCCCGCCGCATCACGGAGGTACGCGTATCGGTTATCTACATTGTGGTCGTCTACCGCGGTTGTACTCCACCCGCGCTCAACCCCCGGTTAAGGATTGCGATGCCAACCCCTTTTATCTGATTAAAAATATATTGATGTCTGCATTGTTCGTCCCGGCGGTTGACGGTTCGACGGCTCGTACCCGCGCCGTGCCCATCGAACCCCCCGGCGAAGCCGAAGAAACCTGCAACCGATCGGAGTGCGCCGGGCGGGCACGAAAAGCGGGGAGGTACCTGGATGCCGGAAGAGCTTCTGGGGTGATATATGGAGAAACTGCGAGACGAATTACCGGGGAACCTTCTGGAGATACTGCAGGAAGCCGCTTCTGTCCTCGATTGCCGGTCGCGGGAGAGGCTGGCGGCGGGGATCGAGACCCTGCTCGGCGAAAACCACGATCTGGCCGTCCGTGCCGCCCGCGCAGAGCTGGAGCGCGATGCCCTTCTTGCCGCCGTCGGCAGGCAGGGGATCGTCTACGACGCCGGCGGCGGGGTGGTCGCGGCGGGCCCGGGCGAGGAGGATCGAATTGCCCGGGCGCTCCTCGGGAGGCTGGACGTATCGCTCGGGTACCCCGGCGGCGAACCGGTTCCTCCCGGCGAACTCCCCGGGCACCGGGCGCTCAGGGGAGAGAGGCTTGCATCCTGCCGCTACACCATCCACGATCCCGGCGGGGAAGATCTTCATGCCGTCGTATCCGCCTCGCCGATCATCATGGACGGGGCCGTCTCCGGCGCCACT encodes:
- the hisH gene encoding imidazole glycerol phosphate synthase subunit HisH; its protein translation is MKKKIVIIDYGLGNLRSVLRGLERAGAAPTITADPEAIASADGIVLPGVGAFRDGMEMLGDLAETVLSAANETPLLGICLGMQMLMDRSEEHGIHRGLGLVAGDVKRFVPAAGEKVPHMGWNTITIDPGIPLFDGLHEEEYVYFVHSYYAAAAPANTIASTTYVHPFASAVNNGLTYGVQFHPEKSGAVGLKILENFIERIC
- a CDS encoding phosphoadenosine phosphosulfate reductase domain-containing protein; translation: MARIYLGKILLRWCDACHAPVLSGVCACGAPTRPVAVTPPGDARPAFPDDIERINRIFREHFGAALVPEGHIALLNKVPADDRMDEIVLGGAVVGAVRYFPDEHRWEPLPRPAAAKYLKPTKRYVVVDDGAIPSILESGASVLAPGLVSIDPAVAEGDEVFILTKAGECVGVGRAKVDAATAGTMERGVVVRTRKNVKSVCVPGEATWEDAVRANEPALADYESKSIRFVREVAEQNPERPTVSYSGGKDSLATLLVVLKALGPVPLLFADTGLEFPETCENVDAVAERYGLEVLKICDDETFWKTFEENGPPAVDNRWCCKVCKLHPVGRLIDENWGECLSFIGQRKYESVKRMQSRRVWKNSYVPQQLSAAPIQQWTAMHVWLYIFREKAPYNPLYERGLDRIGCFMCPSSDLATFAIIGESHPGLLEMWYRRLARWQEERGLPDDWIERGLWRKRGDADEEEDSYN
- a CDS encoding TrkH family potassium uptake protein, with the translated sequence MHHRKNHFFPEHPGRKALPAAHSQFAIIAPDIGLIFLFIALVSCSPFLVALWYGEEGILLPMASAPAGFGIVGVWLAGVPKVEGEARLSVALSAVALIWLAAALIGALPYTFGLNLPYTDSVFEAMSGWTGTGFSLLPSVDATPKTILFWRSLTQWMGGLGIVAFTIALAGRSGLTRFRLYRSEGRSETFMPSVVTTAVEMWRIYLVLTALGVGLVLLSGIPLWDAVNIVMTTISTGGFAVHSAGILYYDSPLLEMLLVPIMIAGALPFKLYFLLYYKKRFQLFADRQAILLFALIIAGCAAITLDLATVSALPPAEALREGLFMTVSGITCTGFQNADPKTWYGSTVMVLAALMLVGGSAGSTAGGIKLGRVILALEMLRWWFKRLHTGWRAITPLRHDGRPILEHLPEYEVSKSMLVVVLFVLMVAIATLLLLHLAPQGGFDSAEIIFEVVSAASSVGLSTGFVNPAICPAAKWLFIIVMWAGRLEIVPVLALVFGAARRL